DNA sequence from the Vibrio pelagius genome:
TGCTTTAATTGTGATGGCATCTCTTCGTTAGTATCGCGGTCACAATCTCGGCTAACAAGTACCATGGTCGCAACAGACACGTCTGTTAGGAGTGCTTTGTAGTGTCCAATACGTCGAGAAAAATAGTTATACATCATCACCGCAGGAATAGCGGCAACCAAACCGATCGCTGTTGCGAGTAATGCTTCAGCTATACCAGGGGCGACAACGACAAGCGTCGTACTTTTGGCTTTCGCGATGCCGATAAACGCATTCATAATTCCCCAAACTGTACCAAATAGGCCGACGAATGGGCTAACTGAACCTATGGTTGCCAAAATGCCCGTCAGTGACGTCATGTCTCGGGTTAACTCCGCTTGAACTCGCTCAAGTCTTAATTGAACGCGTTCTTTAATGCCGTTATGAGTCGCAGGGCCTTGACCGGACATATAGATTTCGTGCTGTGCAGCTGTCACCACGGAGACTTCTTGCCCTGTTTGTAGTGTAAGAGCGGATTCCGCATGCTGAAGAGTGTCTGCGGTCACTAAGGTTGCTAATAGTTGCTTAGTTCTTTTCGTAGCAAGAACGAGCTGTATCTGCTTAGTAATGAAGACTGCCCAGCTCAAAATGGAAGCGACTAATAAAGCGATCATAACCGACTTAACTACCCAATCTGCAGCATGGTACATTCCCATTGGCGAAAGATCGTGGGTGATCAATGGATTTGAAGGTGGGGCAATCTGTTGGTTTGAGACCACAGTATCGGAGATAGGTTGAATCGACGTATCACTCAAAGAATAATGGGAAAACGTCAGCATTAAAAACACTGACGCGATACGAAAAAAAAGCGTTGTCATTAGGTATCACTCACTAGGGATTGAATTAGGCTGGTGGAATAAATTTCCACGTTGTCGCTACCTATACCGAATGAAATTAAAAAAACCGTAAAGAAATTTTAATTATTTTAAAAACGCCTAGTGAACTTGATAGTGATCTCATTTTGCTGGTAGGTGTAGAGCCAATCAACATTGCTTTTTATTCTTTTATGATTCCAAACCAATGAAGGGGTAACACCGAATAACTTGATATCTTTTAGCGAAGCAGAGAGCGCGTAATTTTGCTCTTTATCTCTACGTGTTTCG
Encoded proteins:
- the exbB gene encoding tonB-system energizer ExbB — encoded protein: MTTLFFRIASVFLMLTFSHYSLSDTSIQPISDTVVSNQQIAPPSNPLITHDLSPMGMYHAADWVVKSVMIALLVASILSWAVFITKQIQLVLATKRTKQLLATLVTADTLQHAESALTLQTGQEVSVVTAAQHEIYMSGQGPATHNGIKERVQLRLERVQAELTRDMTSLTGILATIGSVSPFVGLFGTVWGIMNAFIGIAKAKSTTLVVVAPGIAEALLATAIGLVAAIPAVMMYNYFSRRIGHYKALLTDVSVATMVLVSRDCDRDTNEEMPSQLKQVV